Genomic segment of Sphingopyxis sp. QXT-31:
CATCAGCTCGACGAGGCAGCTTTGCGCGGTCGCGACGTCCATCGTGCCGGGGCGATTGAAGACGGGGCGATTGCCCTCGCCCGCGTTCTCGAACTCCCAGCCGGCGATCGCGTTGAAGATCGAGTCATAGCCCGGCCAATTGCCGCGCGCGCCGCGCTGGCCATAGGCGCTCGAGTAATTGAACGCGATGTCGGGGTTGTATTGGCGGATGCCCTCTTCGCTGAGGCCGAGCTTCGCTGCGCCCTTGAAGCGCATATTGTGATGGACGAGTTCGGCCCATTTCAGGAGCCGTCCGAGGATTGGCTGCGCCTCGGGCCGGGTCAGGTCGAGCGCGAGGCTGCGCTTGCTGCGCGCCGCGGCCTGATAATAGCGGTGCATGAAACGGATGCGGTCGCCGGTCAGCGCTTCGACCTTGATGACGTTGGCGCCCATGTCGCCCATCATCGACGGCCCCATCGGACCGGCGAGGAACATGCCGAGATCGAGGACGCGGACACCTTCGAGCACTTCGGCAGGGGCGGTGCCGGAGGCCGGTGCCGCTTTGGCGGGCCAAGCGGTATCGCCACCTTCGCCGAGGCGCGGGGCCGGGCGGCCCTGCGGGAGGTCGGCGTCGCTGTGGAAGGGCGTGTTGGGCTGGCGCGTCTGGCCGAGATCGGGGTCGTCGACTTCGATGACGTAGCGGTTGGCAACGGCATCGTCGTGGCGGAGCACCTCGCCCATCGGGAAGGCGGGTTCGGCGGCGATGTCGGCGGCGCGAAGATCGGCAAGCCAGTTTTCGAGCGGGCGGAGTTTGAAGGCCGCGGCCTGTCCGGTCTCGGTCTCGAGGTCGACCTCGGTCTCGGCCATGACGTCCCACATCGTCGGCATGGTGGCGTAGTCGAACTGGCGGGTCGGATCCATGATCTGGAGCCAGTCGCCGCCCGCGCATTGGAAGAGCTGCTGCGCGATCGGGCGCGGGCCGAGCGGATAGGTGACCGGGTCAGGCATCGGCCCCTCGCTGTTGCGCGCCCAGACCAGCGGGAGCGTCGCGAGAAAGCCCTGGAAGATCGAGGTGTGGGCGGCGCCGCCCTGCCCCGTCTGGAGACGCATCACGAGCCGCGCGAGCAGCCCTGCGGCGGCGAGGTGCGCGGCGGACCAGCTGCCTTGGCGGTAGCGATAGGCGATCGGGCCCGCGCGGTGGCCGTCATTCTCGTACATCGCGCCGACGCGCGCGGCGACGAGCAGTTCGTCGTCGCTGCGCTCGACATCGGGATGGTTCGCGGGTGAGCCGGTGATCGCGGTGACGACGAGATGCGGATGGTGCGCGGCGAGGGTCGCGTCGTCGAGGCCGAGCGCTTTGGCGCGCGACGGAGTGAATTGGTGAAGCAAGGCGTCGGCGCCGGCGAGGCGCTGATTCAGGGTCGCCAGCCCCTCGGGCGTGTCGAGATCGAGGACGACACTCTTTTTGCCGCGGTTCCAGTTGGCGAAGGGCGCGGTGCCACGCGCGGGGTCCCCGCCCGGGCGTTCGACCTTCAGAACCTCGGCGCCGAGTTCGGACAGCATCAGACCGGCGACCTGAACCGCCATCCCCTGCCCGATCTCGACGATGCGAAGGTCGCCCAGCATCGCGTCAGGCCTTGAAGTTGGGGAGGACCCAGCCGTCCTGGATCGGGGTCCAGTCGACGCTGACCTTCATCCCGATATGGACGTCCTCGGCATCGCAGCCCGACACATTGGCGTTGAGGCGCGTGCCCGGGGCGCCGTCGAGGTCGACAACGACGGGGACATAGACATAATCCTCGCCATTTTTCGGGTTCTTGTTGCAGATCGCGAAGCTGAAGATCGTCGCTGTGCCGGGCAACGTCGGCCAGTTCTTGGCGCGGCTGCCGCATTCGGGGCAGATCGCGGTCGGCGGCATGCGGAAATGCCCGCACTCGCCGCACTGGCAGGCGGTGAGCCTGCCCTCCTTCGCCGCCTGCCAGAAGGGCTCGGTGTCGGGGTTGGTGGTGATGCGGATCTGGTCGCCGGGAAGCGCGCGGGCGGGGCCATAGGTCATGTCGGTCAGTCCTTGCGCAGGATGAGGCTGGAGACGGGGAGCGACGCCGGGCCGCCCGAGACGAGCGCAAATTCGGCGTCCTTGACCTGATTGATCGCGGTGCCGCGCACCTGTTCGACCCCCTCGACGATGTGCGTCATGCCGATGATATAGGCTTCGTTGAGGTTGCCGCCGTGGGTGTTCACCGGCACGCCGCCATTGACGCCCTTGCCCGTCGCGGGATCGTAGCGCAGCTTGCCGGAGAGGACATAGTCATTGCCCTCGCCTTTCTCGCAAAAGCCATAATCCTCAAGCTGCATCAGCACCATCGGACTGAAATGATCGTAGATCAGCGCGACGTCCATGTCCTTCGCGGTCAGCCCCGACTGCGCCCAGACGCGGTCGGCGGTAAATTTATGGCCCGAACTCGCGAAATGCGGGTCGGGCATGCCCATCCAGGCGAAGGCGCGGCCCCATTCGCGCTGGCCACCATGCGCCGCGGCGTGGACGACCGCGGGTTTGTGGCGGCAGTCTTTCGCACGGTCCATCGTCGTCGTGATCACCGCGACCGCGCCGTCGGTCTCGAGGCAGAAGTCGAGGCGGCGCAGCGGATCGGCGAGCATCACCGAGGCGTCATATTGTTCCTTGGTCAGCGGCTCCTTGCGCACCGCCTTGGGGCGGTTGTGGGTGTTGGCGCGGGTCGCCATCACGACCTCGCCGAAGGCGTCCTGCGTTGTGCCGTAAAGGTGCATGTGGCGGCGCGCGAGCACCGACATCAGATGGCCGGGGCCGACGAGGCCCGAGGGCTGCAAGAAACTATTCTCGGGATTGGGCGCCGCGGCGCCGAAGACGACGCCGAGGCGATGCTGCGGCAATTGCTGCAGCGCCATCAGCGTGACGGTGTAGGTGCAATCCTCGTTCATCAGCCCCGCGGTGGCGAGGCCGATCGCGCCGGGGCAGCCGCCGCCGCCGCTGGTCAGAGTCGCCGACCAACTGATGTGCGGCATGCCGAGCGTTTCCATCAGGCTGGCCGTGTCGAACTTGTCGAGATAACCGGCGCCCGCGGTCGAATAATAGGAAAAGCCGTCGATCTGCTTGTGGCTGATCCCCGCGTCGGCGCAGGCGTTCATGATCGCCTCGGCCGCCATGTCGTTGATCGTCCGCGGCCAGCTTTTGCCGCGGACATAATAGTCGGTCGCCCCGACGCCGACGATCGCGCATTTGTCCTGATTGACCCAGGCCATGCTTCTCTCCCGATTCCCAGTTATCTAACTAGGTTGGATATGATGCCTAGGCCACTTTGTCCAGCGGTCAAGCAAAATGGAGTTTGCGATATTTGCCGCGGAAGTAGAGCAAGGGGTCACGGCGCGGCTCGAAAATCGCCTTCAGCACCCGCCCGACGAGAATGAAATGGTCGCCGCCGTCGTGCACCGCGTCGCGCGAACATTCGAAGCTTGAGAGCGAGCCGGTGAGCACCGGGGTGCCATATTCGCCGATCTCCCACGGGGTGACGCCAAAGCGATCCTCGCCCTTGCCCGCGAAGCGGTTCGAGGTCGGCTGCTGGCCGATCTGGAGGACATTGACCGCAAAGCGCTCGGCGTCGCGCAGATAGGGGGCGCTGCCGGCGTTGTTGGCGATGCAAACGAGCAATAGCGGCGGATCGAGCGAGACCGAGGTGAAGCTGTTCGCGGTGAGCCCGACGGGGGTGCCGTCGGGGCAGATCGCGGTGACGACAGTGACCCCGGTCGCGAAGCAGCCCAATGCGTCGCGGAAGGTGCGCGCGTCGCTGCCCGCTCGAAATTCGGGCGAGCCGCGCGGGGCGCGGCGTTCGAGAAAATCGATGAGGTAGCCGCCGAGCGCGTCGGCGCGGTCGTCGGTGACGACGAGCGCGCTATTCTCGACCTCGACGAGCTCGCCGTCGGGGAGCTGCGCGACGAAGGCAGCCGCGTCGGCTTTGGTGACGAGCTCGCTGATCGCGCCGCGGACATAGAGCGTCGGCAACGCGATTTTCGCGGCAACACCGTCGAGGCGGTCGGCCATCGCCGAAGTGTCGAGCGTGTCGAACAGGCGCACGTCCCATTGCGCCTGACCCGGCGCGAGCGTGGCGGCTTCGCGGATGCGTTCGCCGACGCGCTTGGCGAGCACAGGGTCGACGTGAACCGGCGAATCGACGAGGACGAGGCCCGAGGCGAGCACCGCGGCATCGCGTTCGAGCGCCGCGCTGGCGATCCAGCCGCCGAGCGTCGAGGCGACGACGACGGGGCGCGTGCCCATCTGCGCCAACACCGCGCGCAGGTCCTCGACCAGCGCCTCGAAATCGTAACGCGCGTCCTCGGGCCATTCGCTGCCGCCGTGACCGCGCAGGTCGAGGCTGATCACCCGACGCCCGGCTTTTTCGAGTGCGGACGCGACGCCCGACCAGACGGCGCGGGTTTGGCCGGCCCCGTGGAGCAGCAGCACCGCGGGATCGTTTTCTGCGCCGAGCACCTCGGCCTCGAGCCGGACGCCCGCGAAACCCCGATATTCGACGATGCTCATGCCTGCTTCTTCTCCTCAATGCCGCCCAGGTGCAGCCATAAGTCGAACTGGTCCGACCGGCGGCGCATCATCAGCCGGGCGATGTCGGCATCGCCGTCGATGATCGCCTGGCACAGGCTGCGCTGCATCGCGCGGGTGCGCGCGCGCCGGTCGGGATCGGCGTAGAGGTCGCTGCCGCGTTCGTCGAGACCGAAGCTGTATCCGATTTCGAGGATCAGCTCGACCACCGGATTGCCGCTCATGCCCGAGATGAGGCGCGCCATCTCGACTTCGGCGGCGATCAGCTCGCGCGGGGTGTCGCGCGCGTCGATGGTGGCGATAAAGGCTTGCAGCGCCTCGACATCGGTCGCGCTACGGTGGCGCGCAGCGGCAACCGCGGCTTCTTCGGAAACCGGGCGGGTGACCTGGATGACATGGCCGAGGTGTGCGCCCTTCATACGCATGAAGCGCGCGAGCGACTGGATCGCGTCGCGCGCGTCGGGGCGCTCGGCATAATAGCCGCCCTGCGCGCCGCGGCGGATGCTGATGAGGCGGTCGCGCTCGACGAGCTTGGCTGCCTGGCGCAGCGTTGGGCGGCTGACCCCGAAGCGGGCGAGGAGGTCGTCCTCTGCGCCGAGGTGGGTGCCTGGGTCCGCGGCGAGGCTGAGATTGGCGAGGTTCCGCGCGGTGCGGGTAGCGAGGGTCTCGGTTGCGATGGCCATAACAGGTATCTGTTTAAGCCTCATACGGCGCAATGTCTATCCCATGCAGCGCTTGACTTATATAACTAGGTATCTTTTAATCGTGCAAAGACCGATAGCGAGTCGCGAGGAGACTGCCGATGAAACCCTTTGTGTTCAGCGCCGACAGCCACATCATGGAACCGTCGGACATCTTCCTCAATGGCCTGCCCGCCTCGCTCAAGGACCATGCGATCCACGCGCGAATGGAGGGCGAATATCTGGTCACCGGGACCAAGGACAAGATCATCTATCGCCTGCGCGTCGGGCAGCATCGCGAGAAGCAGCTCGGCGATGCGCAGCGGCGTGGTATCCGCGAGATCGCGGGACGGCTCGAGGATATGGAGCTGGAGGGGATCGACAGCGAAATCTGTTTCCCGTCGCTGGGCTTGTGGCTCTATTGCCTCGACAGCCCCGATGCCGAGGCGGCGTCGGCGCGGCTGTACAACGACTGGAACGACAGTTTCCTCGGCGGGCACCCGAACCGTTTCGTGCGCTGCGGCATGCTGCCGGTGCTCGATTTTTCGAACACGCTGGCCGAGCTCGATTATCTGGCATCGAAGGGTTTTACCGCGGCGATGCTGCCCGCGGTGACACCGCCGGGGCTGCCGAAGTACAACAATGAAGCTTGGGATCCGGTGTTCGCCAAGGGCGCGGCGCTGGGGGTGGTGTTCGTGATGCACACCGGCACCGGGCTCGAAAGTGTGATCGTCGAGCGCGGGCCGGGCGCGGGGATCATCAACTACACCAACCAGATGAACGACGCGCAGCACAGCGCGATGTACCTGACCGCGGGCGGCGTGCTCGACCGCAATCCGGGCGCGAAGGTCGCGTTTATCGAGAGCGGCGCGAGCTGGCTCGTCGCGCTCGCCGAGCGGATGGACGAGGTGTCCGTCGCGCACGCGAATTTCGTGTTTCCCAAGCTGTCGCGCTCGCCGAGCCAGATCGTCGACGACCAGATCTGGGCGAGCTTCCAGCACGACCGCGCCTGCATCGCGTCGGCCGCCGCGGGGCTGCCGGGGGCGAAGAATGTGATGTGGGGGTCGGACTATCCGCACGCCGAGGGCACCTTCCCGATCAGCCGCCGCATCGTCGACGAGCTGTTCGAGGGGATGGAGGTTAGCGATGAGGTGCGGCGGAATATCCTGGGGCTGAACGCCGCGCGGCTGTTCGGGCTGGAGCCCAGGGTTGCGACGAGCGCAAAGGTGGCGGCTTAGTCACCGTCGATCCTCCCCACGCGAAGCGATGGGGAGGTGGCAGCGCGAAGCGCTGACGGAGGGGTAATGGCGCTGGCGTCGAAACCCCTCCACCACGCCCTACGGGCGCGGTCCCCCTCCCCAACGCTTCGCGATGGTGAGGATCTTTTTACTCCACCAGCGGCTTCGCGGTCCGCCCCGCCATGATCGCGGCAATCCCGCCGACCAGCAAGCATCCCGACAGGATCGCCAGCGACGGCTGCAGCGAGAGATCGCCATAGCCCGGCGTGAAGGCCTTGCTGAGATAGCCCGCGACGGTGCCGCCCAGCCCGACCCCCGCCAGCCCGATGAACATGTTGATCGTCGCCGACATCATCGCGCGCATCTGCACCGGCACCTGCGCGAAGCAGAGTGCGATGATCGGGCCGAGGTGCAGCGTCATCATAAACTTAACCACGACGAAGCAGGCGAGCGCAACATAGGCGTTCCCGGCGAGCGCGAAACCGACGCCGAAGGGGAAGCTGACGAGCAGGCCGATGCCGGCGAACCAGCCGTTGAAGCGCGGGTCGGCCTTGCCATAACGATCGCTGACCCAGCCCGCGACGAGATTGCCGATGACGAGCCCCGCGGCCATCGCGCCGCCGAGCCAGAAGCCGGTCTCGGTCTTGTCCATGCCGTGCACGCGCTGGAAGAAGGAGGCGCCCCACAGGATGAAGGCGAAGCCGGTGAGAGGGACCATGCAGAGCAGCAGGCCGACCCAGCGAAGCGAGGTGCTGGCGCCCATGGTGCGGAGGACTTCGCCGAGGCTGGTCTGCGGCGGGGCCACCGGTTCGACGACGCCGCGGCGGCGAGGTTCGGCGGCGAGCAGATAGACGAGCAGACCGACGGCAATGCCCGGTAGGCCGACGATCAGGAAGACGGTGCGCCAGTCGTACCATTGCGACAACCAGCCCGCGAGCGCGAGCCCGCCCGACAGGCCGACCGCATTAGCGGCGAGCATCACCGAGATGATCGTCGTGCGGCGGTCCTTGGGGAAGATGTCGGTGAGCAAGGACATGCCCGCGGGGCCCGCCCCCGCCTCGGCCGCGGCGAGGCCGATGCGCGCGAGCAGCATCTGCCAGAAGCTGTGCGCGAAGGCCGAGAGCGCGGTCGCGGCGCTCCAGATCGAGACGCAGACGGCGATGACCAGACGGCGGTCGCCACGGTCGGCGTAGCGCGCGATCGGAAAGGCCGCGAGCGCGTAGAAGGCGGCGAAGGCGATACCGGTGAGCAGCCCGAGCTGGCCGTCGTCGAGCCCGAGCTCGACCTTGATGTCGTCCTGGAACAAGGTGAAGACCTGGCGGTCGACGTAGCTGAGGACCGCGACGACGACGAGCAGGCCCAGCGTCAGACCGCGGCGGCTCGAGATTTCCGAAGACATGTCATTCCTTTCGCGGGGGGATACGAAGGCAAAAAAGGCGGGGCCGGAAAAAAAGAGGGGAGGTCCGGCAAGCCGTCCCTCCCCCAATGCTCCTAGGAGCGCCCTGTGGTCCTCAGAATTTGAAAGTCCCCGTCACGCCGTAGCTGCGCGGTTCGTTGTACGAGGTGCCGACGTAGATGTTGCTCAGCAAAAGCGTGTATTGCTGTTCCTGGTCGTTGGTCAGGTTCTTGCCCCACAGCGCCAGCTCGAAATTGCGCTCGGGCCCGAAGCTGACCGCGACGCGGGCGTTGAGGATGCCGAGCGAGCCCGAATTCTTCACCGCTGCCAGCTGCGCGGCCTGCGCCGGGGTGAGGCCAAGGCCGCCGATGCCGGTTGACGTGTAAAGGCTCGTCGGTGCCTCCAGCTGCGGCATCTTGCCCTGCCAGGCATAGACGACATTGGCGTCGAGCCCGACGCTGCCGAGGTCCTTCTTGAGGTTGGCGCCCACCGAGAATTGCTTCTTGACGATGCCGACGAACGCATAATCGGATTTGTCGACCGGGACGATGACCTGGCTGCCGAAAGCGCCCGAGACGCCCTTGCCCTCGTAACGCGTATATTTGGGATCGGTCAGCGCGCCGTTCGCGAACACCGTGAAGCCGTCGACGACCTCAAACGAGGCATCGACTTCGCCGCCCCAGGTTTCGGTGTCGGCATTCTCGATCACCGTCTGGCTCTGGCCGT
This window contains:
- a CDS encoding MFS transporter → MSSEISSRRGLTLGLLVVVAVLSYVDRQVFTLFQDDIKVELGLDDGQLGLLTGIAFAAFYALAAFPIARYADRGDRRLVIAVCVSIWSAATALSAFAHSFWQMLLARIGLAAAEAGAGPAGMSLLTDIFPKDRRTTIISVMLAANAVGLSGGLALAGWLSQWYDWRTVFLIVGLPGIAVGLLVYLLAAEPRRRGVVEPVAPPQTSLGEVLRTMGASTSLRWVGLLLCMVPLTGFAFILWGASFFQRVHGMDKTETGFWLGGAMAAGLVIGNLVAGWVSDRYGKADPRFNGWFAGIGLLVSFPFGVGFALAGNAYVALACFVVVKFMMTLHLGPIIALCFAQVPVQMRAMMSATINMFIGLAGVGLGGTVAGYLSKAFTPGYGDLSLQPSLAILSGCLLVGGIAAIMAGRTAKPLVE
- a CDS encoding thiolase C-terminal domain-containing protein, translating into MAWVNQDKCAIVGVGATDYYVRGKSWPRTINDMAAEAIMNACADAGISHKQIDGFSYYSTAGAGYLDKFDTASLMETLGMPHISWSATLTSGGGGCPGAIGLATAGLMNEDCTYTVTLMALQQLPQHRLGVVFGAAAPNPENSFLQPSGLVGPGHLMSVLARRHMHLYGTTQDAFGEVVMATRANTHNRPKAVRKEPLTKEQYDASVMLADPLRRLDFCLETDGAVAVITTTMDRAKDCRHKPAVVHAAAHGGQREWGRAFAWMGMPDPHFASSGHKFTADRVWAQSGLTAKDMDVALIYDHFSPMVLMQLEDYGFCEKGEGNDYVLSGKLRYDPATGKGVNGGVPVNTHGGNLNEAYIIGMTHIVEGVEQVRGTAINQVKDAEFALVSGGPASLPVSSLILRKD
- a CDS encoding amidohydrolase family protein; amino-acid sequence: MKPFVFSADSHIMEPSDIFLNGLPASLKDHAIHARMEGEYLVTGTKDKIIYRLRVGQHREKQLGDAQRRGIREIAGRLEDMELEGIDSEICFPSLGLWLYCLDSPDAEAASARLYNDWNDSFLGGHPNRFVRCGMLPVLDFSNTLAELDYLASKGFTAAMLPAVTPPGLPKYNNEAWDPVFAKGAALGVVFVMHTGTGLESVIVERGPGAGIINYTNQMNDAQHSAMYLTAGGVLDRNPGAKVAFIESGASWLVALAERMDEVSVAHANFVFPKLSRSPSQIVDDQIWASFQHDRACIASAAAGLPGAKNVMWGSDYPHAEGTFPISRRIVDELFEGMEVSDEVRRNILGLNAARLFGLEPRVATSAKVAA
- a CDS encoding CaiB/BaiF CoA-transferase family protein, whose protein sequence is MLGDLRIVEIGQGMAVQVAGLMLSELGAEVLKVERPGGDPARGTAPFANWNRGKKSVVLDLDTPEGLATLNQRLAGADALLHQFTPSRAKALGLDDATLAAHHPHLVVTAITGSPANHPDVERSDDELLVAARVGAMYENDGHRAGPIAYRYRQGSWSAAHLAAAGLLARLVMRLQTGQGGAAHTSIFQGFLATLPLVWARNSEGPMPDPVTYPLGPRPIAQQLFQCAGGDWLQIMDPTRQFDYATMPTMWDVMAETEVDLETETGQAAAFKLRPLENWLADLRAADIAAEPAFPMGEVLRHDDAVANRYVIEVDDPDLGQTRQPNTPFHSDADLPQGRPAPRLGEGGDTAWPAKAAPASGTAPAEVLEGVRVLDLGMFLAGPMGPSMMGDMGANVIKVEALTGDRIRFMHRYYQAAARSKRSLALDLTRPEAQPILGRLLKWAELVHHNMRFKGAAKLGLSEEGIRQYNPDIAFNYSSAYGQRGARGNWPGYDSIFNAIAGWEFENAGEGNRPVFNRPGTMDVATAQSCLVELMASLYAKRTTGRGYTTQTSLLGMAAFTQGERLIDADGKLTETYHLTSDQTGFSPYHRIFECIDGWVAVAALKSGQQAAMREAMGSDEDGFADAAKGNKADELTAALEAAGVPCDVVNFENAMHRFFDDPLNRELNLISVLPQPLYGIVEQPGAFWNFGDTPVVFKRCCPAVGEHSDEILREIGYSAEEVAAFREAKIVG
- a CDS encoding FadR/GntR family transcriptional regulator, with the translated sequence MAIATETLATRTARNLANLSLAADPGTHLGAEDDLLARFGVSRPTLRQAAKLVERDRLISIRRGAQGGYYAERPDARDAIQSLARFMRMKGAHLGHVIQVTRPVSEEAAVAAARHRSATDVEALQAFIATIDARDTPRELIAAEVEMARLISGMSGNPVVELILEIGYSFGLDERGSDLYADPDRRARTRAMQRSLCQAIIDGDADIARLMMRRRSDQFDLWLHLGGIEEKKQA
- a CDS encoding alpha/beta fold hydrolase, which encodes MSIVEYRGFAGVRLEAEVLGAENDPAVLLLHGAGQTRAVWSGVASALEKAGRRVISLDLRGHGGSEWPEDARYDFEALVEDLRAVLAQMGTRPVVVASTLGGWIASAALERDAAVLASGLVLVDSPVHVDPVLAKRVGERIREAATLAPGQAQWDVRLFDTLDTSAMADRLDGVAAKIALPTLYVRGAISELVTKADAAAFVAQLPDGELVEVENSALVVTDDRADALGGYLIDFLERRAPRGSPEFRAGSDARTFRDALGCFATGVTVVTAICPDGTPVGLTANSFTSVSLDPPLLLVCIANNAGSAPYLRDAERFAVNVLQIGQQPTSNRFAGKGEDRFGVTPWEIGEYGTPVLTGSLSSFECSRDAVHDGGDHFILVGRVLKAIFEPRRDPLLYFRGKYRKLHFA
- a CDS encoding Zn-ribbon domain-containing OB-fold protein; translated protein: MTYGPARALPGDQIRITTNPDTEPFWQAAKEGRLTACQCGECGHFRMPPTAICPECGSRAKNWPTLPGTATIFSFAICNKNPKNGEDYVYVPVVVDLDGAPGTRLNANVSGCDAEDVHIGMKVSVDWTPIQDGWVLPNFKA